The window GAAAGTAAGGATTTACTGACTGCCGCAGAAGCATTATTACGGGATCTCGAACAGAAAATCGCGCTGAATGCCCAGCAACAAACTTCGCTAGGCGTTACGCAGGAAGAAACAACGCAGTCGCTGCAAAACGTGCACCAGCAGATCACGCAACATACTCAGGACATCACGCAAACGCTGACAACGGTGGGGCTTCTTCTACCAGACGCTGACACACAGGATGGCTGGCTGGCTCAGCGTGACAGCGAATGGCAAAACTGGAAAGCCAAAGAGCAGGAGCAGTCTCGCTTAACCCCTCTGTTAGCCACGTTGGAAAGCGATCTTCAACATCTGCGTCACAGCGTAAGCGAGGCAACACAGCACATCCAAACGCAGCAACAGCAGTTGGCACAGCACCTCGCGCAGCTCAACACAAGCCAACAAGAGCGACAGGTGCTATTTGGGGACAAGCAAATCACCGATGTGCGCGAACAGCTACAACGAACCAGCCAGCAGCGTGATGATACACTCAGGCTCGCGCAATCAGCCCGTCAGCAAACCGAAACGGCGTTAAGCCGTCTGACGGGAGAGTTGGCTAGCACGCAGCAGCAATATGAACAGAGCACGCGCCAGCATGAGAGTGCAACCGAACGCTTTACTCTGGCGTTGCAGCAGAGCACCTTCGTTGATGAAGCCGCCTTTCTCCATGCACTGCTTGATGAGCAGGAACGTCAGACGTTGCAGGAATTCAAGGAAACACTGCATCAGCGCTTGCAGCAAGCGGCGACACTGCGCCAGCAGGCTGAACAGACATTACAGGAACATCAACAAAAACGGCCATCATCCCTGACGGAAGACGCTACGCAAGAAGCGATACAGCAGCAGTTGGACGCGCTAGATAACACGCTGAAAACTAACCTGCGGCAGCAGGGGGAATTCCAGCGTCAGTTATCTGACGACAAACAACAGCGCCAGAACCAGCAGGATTTACTTAATGAGATTGCCCAAAGCCAGCAAAGGAATGACGACTGGGAGACGTTAAACTCGCTGATCGGCTCCAGTAAAGGGGATAAATTCCGCAAATTTGCTCAGGGGCTGACCTTGGATCATCTGGTCTATCTCGCCAATCTCCAGCTTTCACGCCTGCACGATCGCTATCAGCTCAAACGTAAGCCCGGTGGCGATCTGGAACTTCTGGTGATGGATACCTGGCAGGCGGATGCCGAGCGCGACACAAAAACGCTATCCGGCGGCGAAAGCTTTCTGGTCAGTCTGTCGTTGGCGCTGGCGCTGTCCGACCTGGTCAGCCATAAAGCCAGTATCGACTCGCTGTTTCTGGATGAAGGCTTCGGCACACTGGATGCCGAGACGTTGGATATCGCACTGGATGCGCTGGATAACCTGAACGCCTCGGGTAAAACCATCGGTGTCATTAGCCATGTTGAAGCCATGAAAGAGCGAATTCCGGTACAGATCAAAGTGCAGAAAGTTAACGGGCTCGGCGTCAGTCGGCTGGCGCCGCAGTACGCCGTTTAGCCATCATTCGATCTGCAATTACTTCGTCTTCGGCCAAAGCCAGGCGGCTCCGCGTACCCCGCTGGAGTCGCCGTGTATCGCCTGACGCACGGGCGTTTCGCACTCGCCGCCAAAGATCCATTGTTTAATCTTTGCTGGCACAGTCTGGTAAAGGCGAGAAACGTTGCTCATTCCGCCCCCCAGCACCACTACATCAGGATCGAGCAGGTTAATCACATGCGCCAGTGACTTCGCCAGCCGATGTTCATAGCGCTGCAACGCCAGCTCGGCGATGGGATCGCCTTGCTCCGCTAAGGCAATAATTGCTTCGCCCTTGTGCGGCTGGCCGCTCAGACGCTGGTAATCCGCGGCAAATCCGGTACCGGAGATAAACGTTTCAATACAGCCGGATTTGCCGCAATAGCAGGGAACCGTCTGCCGATAGCGCAGCTCGTCCTCATCCATCCAGGGCAGCGGGTTATGTCCCCATTCGCCAGCAATACCATTGCCGCCGACGTGAGCCTGACCGTTCAGCGCAATGCCCGATCCGCAGCCGGTCCCGATAATGACCGCGAAGACGGTTTGCTTCCCTGCCCCGGCACCGTCAACCGCCTCTGAAACAGCGAAACAGTTTGCGTCATTGGCGACCCGCACCGGCCGATTCAGCAGCGTGGCAAGGTCAAGATCCAGTGCCTGACCGTTGAGCCAGGTGGAGTTGGCATTTTTTACTTTGCCGGTAAACGGCGATAGCGTGCCGGGGATCCCTACGCCGACGCTGCCGCGACAGCCAATCGCTTTCTCCGCCATCTCAACCAGCGTGACAATCGTCCGTAGCGTTTCCGGGTAGTCATTTCTTGGCGTCGGCATACGCTGCCGAAAACGTTCCAGCCCTTCATCATCCAGCGCGATAACTTCCGTTTTCGTCCCGCCCAGATCGATACCGATTCTCATGATGTCTCCCCCCGTGTTGTAAATAGGTCGGCGTTCCCCGAAAAATGAGGTGCTGACAAAGTTGGTCGAGCAGTAATCGTTCTTGTTACGCAACAGTCAGTTTGTTACCGACCTGAAAATGTTCTTAATAGAGATAATCAGAGAAAGCAATCTGCTGTCACTCAAAGCGTGATAGGTATTCCTCTGAATCCCGGTATTTTATTCCACATTACGGCCTCGAATTCGTTATCATGCGCGCAACATTACAAACCCGCGTGCAAACCTGCGCGCCCAGTCAGGGATAACACCATGTTGTGGTTTAAAAACTTAATGATTTACCGCCTAAGCCGGGATAGTGCACTGTCTAAAGATAACGTTTTATCTGCAGATGAGCTGGAAAAACGGCTCAGCGCTTTCGCGTTCACCCCGTGCGGCAGTCAGGATATGATGAAAACGGGTTGGGTATCACCGATGGGATCGCATAGCGATGCATTAACGCATGTCGTTAATGGGCAAATCGTTATCTGCGTCCGTAAAGAAGAAAAAATCCTGCCTTCTCCGGTCATCAAGCAAACCCTTCAGGCAAAAATCGAACGTCTGGAAGCGGAACAGCACCGCAAGCTGAAAAAAACCGAAAAAGATTCGCTGAAAGATGAAGTGCTGCATAGCTTGCTGCCGCGTGCGTTCAGTCGTTTCAGTCAGGTCTGGATGTGGATCGACACGGTTAACGGCCTGATTATGGTCGATGCCGCCAGTGCTAAAAAAGCGGAAGATACGCTGGCGCTGCTGCGCAAAACGCTGGGGTCACTGCCCGTTGTGCCACTGACGATGGAGAATCCTATTGAGCTGACGCTGACCGAGTGGGTACGCTCCGGTGAACCGGCAGCCGGTTTTGTGCTACAGGATGAAGCAGAGCTAAAAGCGATTCTGGAAGACGGCGGCGTTATCCGCTGTAAAAAACAGGATTTGGTCTGCGATGAAATCGCCGTCCATATTGAAGCGGGCAAGCTGGTCACCAAGCTTGCACTCGACTGGCAGGAACGTATTCAGTTGGTCTTGTCCGAGGACGGTTCGGTAAAACGCTTGAAGTTCTCCGATACGCTGCGGGAACAAAACGACGATATCGATCGGGAAGATTTCGCGCAGCGGTTTGATGCCGATTTCATTTTGATGACCAGCGAACTGGCTGCATTGATTGCGAATCTGATTGAAGCGTTGGGCGGAGAAGCCCAACGTTAATACGATCGATTGTTAATACGATCAATTGTTAATGCTATCGCTCGTTAATGCTATCGTTCGTGAATACTACCGATTATTAATACAGTCGGTGATTGCCCGCCACCGTTCTGGCAGCGGGCAATATCTCCTCAGTGACAAATCCGTTAGACCCGGAATGCCCCGACGACGGCGTTCAGTTCTTCCGCCTGTGATTGCAACGCACCTGACGCAGCGGCAGATTCCTGCACCAGCGCAGCGTTTTGTTGCACCATCGAATCCAACTGTGCGACCGCCTTGTTGATCTCGTTGATGCCGCGCATTTGTTCATCCGCCGCATGCGTAATTTCAGACATCACCGAGCTCACCGTAGACACGCCGCCGACAATTTCATTCATCGTGTCGCTGGCCTGACGAACCTGCACAGAGCCAGACGTCACGCTGGAAACCGTCGATTCAATCAGTTCTTTAATTTCTTTTGCGGCCTGCGCGCTGCGCTGTGCCAGGCTGCGAACCTCACCGGCAACCACAGCGAAACCACGACCCTGTTCACCCGCACGCGCGGCTTCTACCGCTGCGTTAAGCGCCAGAATGTTAGTCTGGAATGCAATGCCATCAATCACGCCGATGATATCGCCGATTTTCCCAGACGCGACCACGATCTCTTCCATCGTGACAATCACATCGGAAACCACTTTCCCGCCCGTGCCCGCATCTTTCGACAGCAGCAGCGCTTTAGCGTTAACCTGCTGCGCCGATCCCGCCGACTGCGTCACCGCCGCAGAGATTTCCTCCAGCGAGGCCGCCGTTTGCTGAATGCTCGACGCCGCAGATTCGGTGCGTGCAGAAAGATCGTTGTTCCCCGCTGAGATTTCATCCGCCGCCACTTGAAGCGATGCGCTGATATCCCGAATCTGGACCATGACCTGACTGATCTTATCGACAAAGATATTAAACGAGCGGGCAATTTGCGCGACTTCATCATGCCCTTCGTCCGGCAGACGCTGCGTCAGATCGTTATTACCGTTGCTGATATCATCCATCGCATCACGGATTTGCAGCAGGCGCTTGAGCGTTGACGTGATAATGAAACCAATCACTAACGTGCCCAACAGCGCGATGGCAACCAGCGTGATGACCGAGGTAGACAGCAGAGAACGCATACCCGCTGTCGCTTCAGCTTTGTCCAACGCCACCAGCATGAACCAGTTCGTGCCGGTAATCGGTTTTGCCAACACCAGTTTTGTCGAGCCGGAAAAATCCACATCGCGGGCGCTATCCGCAGAAAGAATGTCGTTCAGGTTAATCGCAGGAGCAATCTCGGTGATATTTTTCAGCGTCAGCTTTTCATCCGGGTGCGCAATAATCGTACCATTACGGTCAATCAGCACGCCGAAACTCCCCGGACTCGGGTTGATCGCTTTGACGTTTTCGATCACGCTCTTCATGGTGACGTCACTACCGACGACGCCTCTGACGGTTCCCCCTTCCACTACAGGCGCAACGAAAGACACTACCAGCGTATTCGTTACCATATCCACGTACGGCGCGGTCGCTAACGGCTTGCCTTCTTTCACAGCCTGCTGATACCAAGGTCTGATGGTAGGGTTGTAATCGGCAGGAATACCACCGGGATCGGCAAACTTGGCCGTGCCATTGGCGTAGCCCATGTAGACGTTCAGGAACCCGCCGGAAGCCACGATCTGTTTAAACAGCGGGATCGGATCTTCATCCTTTATGGCGCGATCGTGCAGAGCTGAAATCATCTGCGTTTTAGAAGCAACCCAGTCGCTGATGGCTATACTATGACTGGTTGCTACCGCATCCAGCGTATTTTGGATCGATTCCTTATTCGCGTTATTGGCGATGGTGTAATTTAGAAAAGTATTGATAACAAGTGAAAGTACAACAATGGTCGAACAGGCCGCAAGAATGCGGGAGCGTGTCGTTTTCAGCATAAAATACTCTTTGCATAGAATAGTTATACTATCCATAACGGCACAGCAAAATAAAACTTGAATGCGATCACATTCCACCACCGCCATTTATCTTAAAACCCGGAACAACACTTAATACGTTCAACCACATCCTGATATAAAAAAAGACACCAAATGGAGTTGCAATCAATTAACCAATATAACAATCTTATAAAAACAAAAATTAAAGAATAAAAAACTTATCATTTACCATAAGATAAAATTATCAGTAAATCCTTTAATCTATTGTATTTTAACAATCTAGGGATTATTCCTAATAATTACCTCATTCTTTTATACGATTAATTAATCAATACCATTAAATAAAATGGCTCATATATGGAATATATGGGTCATGCTACAAAAAAGAGCGATAGATTTCGTAACAGAGAATTATGCTGGAAATTATGGGTATGGGTTATTTTTTATGTGGCAAGATGACAACGCATTTTCAGTATAGACTGAATAATACCAGTGGTATTATAGAATCTACGCAGGCTGGCAGGATCAGAGAAGAATGGAACATGCGCATACTCAATTAATAGCACAGCTTACTCAGCGCTTTGCGACTGTAGACAATACCCCGCTCTACCTAAAATTTGCCGAAACGGTAAAAAATGCCGTACGCAGCGGTATGTTGGAACATGGCAATATTTTGCCGGGCGAACGCGACCTGAGCCAGTTGGCCGGCGTATCGCGCATTACCGTGCGTAAAGCCATGCAGACGCTGGAAGAAGAAGGTGTGGTCACTCGTGTGCGCGGATACGGTACGCAAATCAATAATATATTCGAGTATTCGTTGAAAGAGGCGCGCGGGTTTTCACAACAGGTTGTACTGCGGGGTAAAAAACCGAATACGCTGTGGGTGAACAAACAAATTGTGAAAAGCAGCAAGGAAGTGGCTGAACAATTGGCTATTGCGCCGGACACCCCCGTTTTTATGTTGAAACGTATTCGCTATGTCGATGAGGATGCCGTTTCAATTGAAGAGTCGTATGTCCCTGTTGATCTGATCGCTGACGCTGAAGATATCGGCGTTTCACTGTATGACTATTTTCGCAGTCAGAATATCAATCCGCAGCGTACACGCAGCCGCGTCAGCGCACGCATGCCTGACGCCGAGTTTCAGTCCCACATTCAGCTTGATAATAAAGTACCGGTTCTGGTCATCAAGCAGGTTGCGCTCGACCCACAGAACCGGCCCATTGAGTACAGCATCAGCTATTGCCGTAGCGATCTATACGTGTTCGTCTGCGAGGAGTAACCGGGCGCGAAGTTCAGCCTGCGTGGGTGCGCAGTCTCCGCCACGGTGGCTCACGACATATGCGGCAACAGCATTCCCCAACGTGATGGCATCCGCCAGCGACCAGCCAGCAGCCAACCCCGCTAGTGTTCCTCCGGCGTGACTGTCTCCCGCACCGATGGTATCAACCACCGTTGCCGGAAACGGAGAAATGCAGCCCTCAGAAGCGGCATCGAAATACCACGCCCCTGCTTTGTCCTGACGAATAATCACCGGTGCGCGGTACGTCTCTGTCCAGGCGCGCCCCAGCGTTTGCACATCCGCTGACACACCGAGCATTTCCGCTGCCACTTCCGCTTCCTGACGATTAAGGGAAACGATGGGGCGAAGCGCCATAATACGCGCCATCAGATCGGGAGAAATATCGGCAATACGTGGGCCAAAATCGATAAATGGGGTGACGTTATGCAAGGTTTCCAGCCAGCTCATCAGGCGCCCGCCACACGGTGCCGCCAGTTGGTAGCCCGAAAGATAGACCAGACTCCCTGATGGGACAGATAACGATGCCAGCCAACTGTCGCTCCACTGGTTCTCCACACCGCTGAAGGACATAAAAGTCCGCTCGCCGTCCGGTTCAACCAACGCCAGACACCAACCGTTGTCTCCCGCGTCGGTTTGTACCACCGTGGTCAGATTCTGCTTTTCCAGACTATGGCGAATGATATCCGCCCATACCCCTTGTCCGACAGGCAGGGCATTTTGTGCGTCGATGCCGAGACGTTTAAGCGCAATCGCAATATTCAAGGCGCAACCGCCAATATTCACGCTTTGCTGCTTGAGCTCGATATCACATCCGCGATACGGCAGTGCATACGCATCGGCAATCACGTCAATGACCGCGGCGCCAATAATGGTTAGCGGCTGACGTGCCGTGAGTCCATCCAGTTTTGCGACAAGTTCGCTGGCCTTCATCACGCCTCCCGTGCTGAGCGATATTGCAAGAGAAGGCTGGCGTAGCGACCAAAATCAAGCTGGTTAATATCATCCAATTCCTGTTTCAGCGCAGCATTAATCGCCGTTACCCCGTGTAGCGCACCGCATATCGCCGTCGCCATCGCTCCGATCGTATCGGTGTCTCCCCCGAGGTTGGCACACAGAATCGCACAGCGGTTTGGATCCGTTTGCGCCAGTTCCACCATCGCTATAGCGGTCGCGACGGATTCAATGGTGCTTGTTCCCGCGCCAATCAATTGATAAAGCTGCTCGCTGGCGCTTTCCGTACCGTTTGCGTTACGCACGATATTCAGTGCCAACTCCAGACGTGCGGCAAGGGAAGCGCTAAACGTCGTGATACGTTTTTCCTGCGCGTGGCGTGCTACAGACGGTAATGCATCAACGATCGCCTGCCAGTTGGCGCCGTCAATCGCCCGGGAGATTGCCCAGGCAATCACGACCGCCCCCGCAATCGCCAGATCGGATTTATGCGTGGGGCTGGATGCCAGCGCCACCTGATCGATAAACGCATCGAGATCATGGGTTGGCAGCAGGCAGCCTAGCGGAGAGGCGCGCATTGCCGCGCCATTCGTTACGCCATTATTTTCCAGTTCACTGACCGGCGTGCCCTGGCGGATCGCTTTCAACGCAATTTTAGAGGTGGGACCGAGCACATTTTTATTAAAGGCATCGAACGATTCCGCCCATTTAAGGATGTGACGACCAATCGCATCGGCATTGATTTCACCGTCACATTCAATGATCGCGTCGGCCAGACTCAGCGCCATCGAGGTATCATCCGTAAATTCGCCGCGACCGAAATAGCACGCCGCATTGTTTTCCGCCGGGCCGGGTAAAAAGCGATCGATCCAGCCAAAATGCGCTTTCACGCGCGTTCGAGGCCACAGTTCCGATGGCATACCCATCGCATCCCCTAAAGCCTGGCCATATAAGGCACCGAGAATACGTTCTTGTTTCATTTGTTTTCCTCTGTACTGAAATGCTGATTTGCACCGTCTACATCAATTGTCGAGATCGTCTTATCCGATTCACGGAAAAACAGGATAAAGATCAGCGCAATAATCGCGATCATCACCGCGCCAAACAGCCACATGCCAGTCCAGTTGAAGGTCAGGCCGTTAACCGGCTCGCCATGGGCGAAAAGTTTCTCCATCATCACCCCACCCAGACGATATCCCAACAGGCTGCCGAATCCCTGACAACAGAGCGTAATCAGCCCCTGCGCCGCCGTGCGCATATGCACCGGCGCTTTTTTATCAACGTAGATATAGGCGGTAACATAGTAAAAATCGTAACTCACGCCGTGCAACAGAATGCCGAGGAATAGCAACGCATACGTGAAGTAGTGGTAAGCATCGCCGTAGACGAAGAACACATAGCGGATCGCTGCTGTAATCAGCCCCAGTAGCAATACCTTTTTAATACCAAAGCGCTTGGTGAAAAACGGTAGTGCCAGCATGAAGAAAATTTCTGAGAATTGGCCCAACGTCATCCAGCCCGTCGCGTTTTTCATGCCGACTTCAGTGAGGAAGCCGGTGGCAAAAATGTAATAAAACGCCAGTGGCATCGCGAACAAGAAGGAGCAGACAAAGAACACCAGAAAGTTTTTGTCTTTCAGCAACACCACGGCGTCCAGCCCCAGCATGACTTTAACATCCAGCTTGCCGGTGCTTTTCGGTGGCGTATTGGGCAGGAAAAGCGCAAAGCAACCGAGCAGCGCAGAACTGGCGGCCGTAATCAGTAACGGAATATTAGTGGGAGAGATATCGCTAAATCCAAGCCACGTCGGTAGAAATCCGCAGACGATACCAGAGGCGATCCAACCGATCGTACCTAATACGCGAATGCGTGGGAAATCTCGTTCTACGTCGGCAACATGCGAGAAAGCGATGCTGTTAGTCAAGGCGATCGTAGGCATATAGGTCAGCGAATACGCCAATAACAGCGGGAAGAAATACATGAATTCTGTTTGCTGCGCCGCCAGGTACATCAGTATCGCGCCAGCGAACATCAGTACGGCCAGCACCTTTTGCGCGGCAAAAAAGCGGTCGGTGAGTGACCCCACAAGAATCGGCGACAAGATAGCGGCAATAGCCGTACAGGCATACGACCAGCCGATTTCCCCCGCCGTAAACCCGCTTTTGCTCAGATACAGCCAGAGTGGAACAAACCAGGCGCCCCAGATAAACCATTCAACGAACATCATGAACGACAGCTTTGCTGTAGTTTTCATATTTACATCCTTCATGACAGAGTAAGGTACACCTTTAAAATACCAATTAATAATACCTTTTAAATACCTTTGAGTTCGTTATTTGAGCTACTTAACATTTTTGTAGCATTCTTTATAACCATTAGAAGAAGCGTGGCAGAAAAGCGTGAGTAGGACGAGATGAAAAGCGGGGATGGCACAGAACCGGTATAAAAAACGCCGCGTCATGTAGCACACGACGCGGCGAGAATGGTGGAGTTTATAAAATAGAATATATATTACAGGTATTTACACAAATAAGAGGTTGGCTCAACCACCTGTAAATTGAATTCACTTTTTCCCGGAACGAAGAACGTTTCTCCCGGAGTGAAAACCTGCCAATCCGGTGCGCCTGGCAACAGCACTTTCAATGCGCCGGTGATGACCGTCATTTCTTCCGGCTGCCCGGTTCCAAACGTATATTCACCCGCATCCATGACGCCGACACTCGCGCGGCCAATGCCGTCGCCTTCAAAACCGATTGATTTGACCTTCCCTGCAAAATACTCATTTACATTCAGCATAGCGCGGCACCTATCGTCGAAAAATTCAGAAAATTCATCTTAAAAGGAGAGTCGCGCCACTGTCACGATCTATTCATTGAAAGTTAGTGTTCGGTAACACTGACTGGTGATTATTTTGCCAGTGTCCGCTTACCGTCCTACGCTGCCGACAAACGCAGCGCTTTCAACACGCTTGCCACAATCGCTTCCGGTGCCTGCGAGGCATCGATAACGTGGTGCGCGACGCCGCGATAAAGTGCCTCGCGCGCGGCCAGCACATCGGCCATCTCCTCCGCGATAGGACGACCAGTCAGCGTCGGCCGCTGGTTATCCTGCGGGTTTTCTTCCAGCCGCTGAGCCAGCAGCTCTGCATCCGCATGGAGATAAATCACGGTGCCTTTATCATGCATAAAACGCCGATTGGCTTCCGCCAGCACCATACCGCCGCCCGTCGCGATGATGCAGCGGTTAGATGTCACCTGCTGAAGTGCCAGGCTTTCACGCTGGCGGAACCCATGCCATCCTTCCTGCGCGACCACATCAGCCACCGTCATATTCGTCGTCTGCTGCATAAACAGGTCGGTATCGACAAAGTCATATCCCAACGCCTGCGCCAGCTGATGCCCAACGGTGGTCTTCCCACAGCCTCTGGCACCAACCATAAAAATGGGGTGTGTCATGTAATGACGTATCCTTTTTTTACTCACCCGCTCCGTCATACCTCAAGCAGCACGCGCGTCGGCGCGTCCCGCAGCTCGAACTATTTCGGGTATCAAAGATAAATGGGGGTGTTTACCTGCTTTGTCGTGGGCTGAATCATACCGATAAAATCAGCATAGAGGGAAGTGACTTCTCTTTGGGAATGAAAAGTTGAATAACGAAAAGTCAAAATGGGATGACAGGAAATATACCCTAAATAATTCGAGTTGCAGGACAAAACGTTAGCGTTTTGAACAACGCAAAGCGTTGACCCGCAAGGGCGAGGCTCATTTATGAGTCTCGTAATGCGGCGAGCGAGGGCATCCCGATGAGCTTACTGAAGTAAGTGATTCGGGTGACTGAACGACGCCAACGCACATGCAGCTTGAAGTATGACGGATATAAAAAGCCCCGCATTTAAAGGCGGGGCTATGACACAAAAAACCGCTCAGGCGATTAATACGTGTGGAAGTAATCCTGAATCACCGCAGGATTCGTCGTTTTCGTCAGCGCCAGCATCAGCAGAATGCGTGATTTAGCCGGGCTCAGAGAATCGGCAACCAGACCAGGCTGGCCTGCATCCGGTGGTACGATGCCACTACCAGTACGGCTGGAACGAACGACAACAACGCCTTTGCTTTCCGCTTTACGGATGCCTGCATCGCCGCGTTTGGATACGCTACCTGCGCCCATCCCCGCATACACAATGCCTTTTACGCCATGTTTGATGGCCGCGTCATACATGTATTCTGGATCGTCCTGATAACCATAAATAATGTCAACGGCGGGCAGTTTATCGACGTTGGTCACGTCAAATACGGAACGTGTGGTGTGGATTTTGTCCAGACGGGTCTGGTAGTAAACTTTGTCACCGATAATCACGCCCAGATAACCTTCTTCCGGCGCTTTAAAGGTATCCAGCGTAGAGGCGTTGGTTTTGCTGATGAAACGTGCAGAACCGATACGGTCGTTCAATACAACCAGCACACCGCGACCACGTGAGTTTTTATCCGCAGCCACTTTGACCGCACCGTACAGGTTCATTGGACCGTCGGCGCTGATTGCCGTTGCCGGACGCATCGCTGCGGCAAAGACCACAGGTTTGTCACTCTTCACCGTCAGGTTCAGAAAGTAAGGCGATTCGTCGAGCGTATCCGTACCGTGCGTAATGACCACGCCATCAACATCGCTGCGTGCCAGCAGCTCGTTCACACGCTTGCTCAGCTTCAGCAAGACATCGCTGGTCATATTCTCACTACCAATGCTGGCAACCTGCTCACCGGAGATATTGGCAAGCGTTTTCAGCTCTGGCACCGCTTGAATCAGCGTCTCTACGCCCAACGCACCCGCTTTATACCCCGTGGTTTGCGTGTTAGCTGCTGCGGAACCAGCAATCGTACCGCCCGTTGCCAGAATGACAATGTTAGGTAGATTTTCTGCCGCATTTGCCAGAGACGAAAAACAAACAAAAACAACAACGAATAATGCGTTAAACATCCTTTTCATAACATATACCAACTTATTGAGTTAAGTGGCAGACCAGATACGTCAGGTGCCTGATCTGTAAGTGAAAAACCTCAACTCTGTTGGCAGCCTGCCAACATTGGCGCTTATAATGCCCCAGAATTCAACGAATTAATATATGCCTGTCAGACTTCACGCTAACGGTGTGCCATGACTCACAGCGCAGCATTCAGCTGCGCGAATTTGCGCTACCGGCTAATCTGCGCCACCGCATCCTGCGAAGCCTGTTCACGCGCATCGCCTGTCAGTTCAGACAGCGTCCCCTGA is drawn from Pectobacterium aroidearum and contains these coding sequences:
- the mak gene encoding fructokinase encodes the protein MRIGIDLGGTKTEVIALDDEGLERFRQRMPTPRNDYPETLRTIVTLVEMAEKAIGCRGSVGVGIPGTLSPFTGKVKNANSTWLNGQALDLDLATLLNRPVRVANDANCFAVSEAVDGAGAGKQTVFAVIIGTGCGSGIALNGQAHVGGNGIAGEWGHNPLPWMDEDELRYRQTVPCYCGKSGCIETFISGTGFAADYQRLSGQPHKGEAIIALAEQGDPIAELALQRYEHRLAKSLAHVINLLDPDVVVLGGGMSNVSRLYQTVPAKIKQWIFGGECETPVRQAIHGDSSGVRGAAWLWPKTK
- the rdgC gene encoding recombination-associated protein RdgC, encoding MLWFKNLMIYRLSRDSALSKDNVLSADELEKRLSAFAFTPCGSQDMMKTGWVSPMGSHSDALTHVVNGQIVICVRKEEKILPSPVIKQTLQAKIERLEAEQHRKLKKTEKDSLKDEVLHSLLPRAFSRFSQVWMWIDTVNGLIMVDAASAKKAEDTLALLRKTLGSLPVVPLTMENPIELTLTEWVRSGEPAAGFVLQDEAELKAILEDGGVIRCKKQDLVCDEIAVHIEAGKLVTKLALDWQERIQLVLSEDGSVKRLKFSDTLREQNDDIDREDFAQRFDADFILMTSELAALIANLIEALGGEAQR
- a CDS encoding methyl-accepting chemotaxis protein, which codes for MLKTTRSRILAACSTIVVLSLVINTFLNYTIANNANKESIQNTLDAVATSHSIAISDWVASKTQMISALHDRAIKDEDPIPLFKQIVASGGFLNVYMGYANGTAKFADPGGIPADYNPTIRPWYQQAVKEGKPLATAPYVDMVTNTLVVSFVAPVVEGGTVRGVVGSDVTMKSVIENVKAINPSPGSFGVLIDRNGTIIAHPDEKLTLKNITEIAPAINLNDILSADSARDVDFSGSTKLVLAKPITGTNWFMLVALDKAEATAGMRSLLSTSVITLVAIALLGTLVIGFIITSTLKRLLQIRDAMDDISNGNNDLTQRLPDEGHDEVAQIARSFNIFVDKISQVMVQIRDISASLQVAADEISAGNNDLSARTESAASSIQQTAASLEEISAAVTQSAGSAQQVNAKALLLSKDAGTGGKVVSDVIVTMEEIVVASGKIGDIIGVIDGIAFQTNILALNAAVEAARAGEQGRGFAVVAGEVRSLAQRSAQAAKEIKELIESTVSSVTSGSVQVRQASDTMNEIVGGVSTVSSVMSEITHAADEQMRGINEINKAVAQLDSMVQQNAALVQESAAASGALQSQAEELNAVVGAFRV
- a CDS encoding GntR family transcriptional regulator encodes the protein MEHAHTQLIAQLTQRFATVDNTPLYLKFAETVKNAVRSGMLEHGNILPGERDLSQLAGVSRITVRKAMQTLEEEGVVTRVRGYGTQINNIFEYSLKEARGFSQQVVLRGKKPNTLWVNKQIVKSSKEVAEQLAIAPDTPVFMLKRIRYVDEDAVSIEESYVPVDLIADAEDIGVSLYDYFRSQNINPQRTRSRVSARMPDAEFQSHIQLDNKVPVLVIKQVALDPQNRPIEYSISYCRSDLYVFVCEE
- a CDS encoding PfkB family carbohydrate kinase, with the protein product MKASELVAKLDGLTARQPLTIIGAAVIDVIADAYALPYRGCDIELKQQSVNIGGCALNIAIALKRLGIDAQNALPVGQGVWADIIRHSLEKQNLTTVVQTDAGDNGWCLALVEPDGERTFMSFSGVENQWSDSWLASLSVPSGSLVYLSGYQLAAPCGGRLMSWLETLHNVTPFIDFGPRIADISPDLMARIMALRPIVSLNRQEAEVAAEMLGVSADVQTLGRAWTETYRAPVIIRQDKAGAWYFDAASEGCISPFPATVVDTIGAGDSHAGGTLAGLAAGWSLADAITLGNAVAAYVVSHRGGDCAPTQAELRARLLLADEHV
- a CDS encoding ADP-ribosylglycohydrolase family protein produces the protein MKQERILGALYGQALGDAMGMPSELWPRTRVKAHFGWIDRFLPGPAENNAACYFGRGEFTDDTSMALSLADAIIECDGEINADAIGRHILKWAESFDAFNKNVLGPTSKIALKAIRQGTPVSELENNGVTNGAAMRASPLGCLLPTHDLDAFIDQVALASSPTHKSDLAIAGAVVIAWAISRAIDGANWQAIVDALPSVARHAQEKRITTFSASLAARLELALNIVRNANGTESASEQLYQLIGAGTSTIESVATAIAMVELAQTDPNRCAILCANLGGDTDTIGAMATAICGALHGVTAINAALKQELDDINQLDFGRYASLLLQYRSAREA
- a CDS encoding nucleoside permease; amino-acid sequence: MKTTAKLSFMMFVEWFIWGAWFVPLWLYLSKSGFTAGEIGWSYACTAIAAILSPILVGSLTDRFFAAQKVLAVLMFAGAILMYLAAQQTEFMYFFPLLLAYSLTYMPTIALTNSIAFSHVADVERDFPRIRVLGTIGWIASGIVCGFLPTWLGFSDISPTNIPLLITAASSALLGCFALFLPNTPPKSTGKLDVKVMLGLDAVVLLKDKNFLVFFVCSFLFAMPLAFYYIFATGFLTEVGMKNATGWMTLGQFSEIFFMLALPFFTKRFGIKKVLLLGLITAAIRYVFFVYGDAYHYFTYALLFLGILLHGVSYDFYYVTAYIYVDKKAPVHMRTAAQGLITLCCQGFGSLLGYRLGGVMMEKLFAHGEPVNGLTFNWTGMWLFGAVMIAIIALIFILFFRESDKTISTIDVDGANQHFSTEENK